Proteins found in one Triticum urartu cultivar G1812 chromosome 4, Tu2.1, whole genome shotgun sequence genomic segment:
- the LOC125553432 gene encoding oleosin 18 kDa-like: protein MADRGGYVQVQHGQYGGGHHGGQQHGRQMGEQMKGMLQEKAPSASQALTVATLFPLGGLLLVLSGLALAGTVVGLAVATPVFLLFSPVLVPAALTIGLAVTGFLTSGALGLGGLSSLTVLANTARQAFQRTPDYVEEARQRMADAAAAAGHKTQQAGHAIQSRAEEARAGGGGGHTGATGGAGAGTGTRASS from the coding sequence ATGGCGGACCGCGGGGGCTACGTGCAGGTGCAGCACGGGCAGTACGGCGGCGGGCACCACGGCGGGCAGCAGCACGGGCGCCAgatgggcgagcagatgaagggcATGCTCCAGGAGAAGGCGCCGTCGGCGTCGCAGGCGCTGACGGTGGCGACGCTGTTCCCGCTGGGCGGGCTGCTGCTGGTGCTGTCCGGGCTGGCGCTGGCGGGCACCGTGGTGGGGCTGGCCGTGGCCACGCCGGTGTTCCTGCTCTTCAGCCCCGTGCTGGTCCCGGCCGCGCTCACCATCGGCCTGGCCGTCACCGGGTTCCTCACCTCCGGCGCGCTGGGGCTGGGCGGCCTCTCCTCGCTCACCGTGCTCGCCAACACGGCGCGCCAGGCGTTCCAGCGCACCCCGGACTAcgtggaggaggcgcgccagcgCATGGCCGACGCTGCCGCGGCCGCGGGGCACAAGACGCAGCAGGCCGGCCACGCCATCCAGAgccgcgcggaggaggcgcgcgccggaggaggaggcggccacaCCGGCGCCACCGGCGGAGCGGGCGCCGGCACCGGCACCAGGGCGTCGTCGTAA